One Mycoplasmoides pneumoniae FH genomic region harbors:
- a CDS encoding singe-stranded DNA-binding protein, with the protein MLNRVFLEGEIESSCWSVKKTGFLVTIKQMRFFGERLFTDYYVIYANGQLAYELEKHTKKYKTISIEGILRTYLERKSEIWKTTIEIVKIFNPKNEIVIDYKEI; encoded by the coding sequence ATGCTTAACCGCGTTTTTTTGGAGGGTGAGATAGAAAGTTCGTGCTGAAGCGTTAAAAAAACTGGATTTTTAGTAACCATTAAGCAAATGCGCTTTTTTGGCGAGCGTTTATTTACTGACTATTACGTCATTTATGCCAATGGTCAACTGGCTTACGAATTGGAGAAACACACCAAGAAGTACAAGACCATTAGTATTGAAGGCATTTTGCGCACTTATTTAGAGCGTAAGAGTGAAATTTGAAAGACCACAATTGAAATTGTCAAGATTTTCAATCCGAAAAACGAAATAGTTATCGATTACAAAGAGATCTAA
- a CDS encoding MPN555 family protein chaperone, whose amino-acid sequence MATNLKSTAKLVKPIQYDKVIEVERIFADPAFIEQHRQRILASFKDAKESALYHELTHIVIKDNLFSCAMNAIVGYFEFNIDEAELKNVMEGLKRDVIQGAEDNTVQAIAEKIIKKALVFNHLQKEWKVEITDEVVKNVISLYYEKTNQSVREYLDDKQKFEGVRTALLEERMVLETINHFKFHFNLTGQLPN is encoded by the coding sequence ATGGCTACAAATCTTAAATCAACCGCTAAACTAGTTAAACCAATTCAGTACGATAAGGTAATTGAAGTAGAACGCATCTTTGCTGACCCTGCTTTTATTGAACAACACCGCCAACGGATCTTAGCTTCCTTTAAGGACGCTAAGGAAAGTGCGCTTTATCATGAACTAACGCACATTGTCATTAAGGACAACCTCTTTTCCTGTGCCATGAATGCTATTGTGGGTTACTTTGAATTCAACATCGATGAAGCTGAATTGAAGAATGTCATGGAAGGTCTAAAGCGTGATGTGATTCAGGGCGCTGAGGACAACACCGTGCAAGCAATTGCTGAAAAAATTATTAAGAAGGCTTTAGTGTTTAACCACCTCCAAAAAGAATGGAAAGTGGAAATCACTGATGAAGTGGTGAAGAATGTAATTAGTCTTTATTACGAAAAAACCAATCAAAGTGTGCGCGAATACTTGGATGATAAACAAAAGTTTGAGGGTGTGCGTACAGCCTTGCTAGAAGAGCGCATGGTGTTAGAAACCATCAACCACTTTAAATTTCACTTTAACTTAACTGGACAATTACCAAACTAA
- the argS gene encoding arginine--tRNA ligase, with product MLFINTDLQECLNALNLEFDEHKELVKLVKNNSFSGFASTVVFHLKGVNQKETAQQIAAWLLKHKKAHYRRVFVANNNFINFEISPQKYLDFLKTKPTFAPKPTKVLIEWVSANPTGELHLGHVRNAFFGHVLNNLMVFLGFQTVREYWVNDYGQQARVFGFSVYQALHLQQNIKVTPHPDGYEGELVDSIAKTITGIPLDNISFEEFLQQPFLDQLLADCTAKVLEVIKQDLATIHIHFDSWKFESQVVKETDYKKLLTQFKDEAHYEKDGAIWLKTTLYGDDKDRVLVRQDNRPSYFGTDVAYHLDKAARGFDLLYDIWGSDHEGHIKRMHCVYEGLKIHQKCQLKITALQLVMLYKNKEIVRLSKRAGNVITIKQMLQMLSEDAARWFMLSQTNNSIIKIDLDTANLQNSSNPVYYVQYAYARMCSVLKVVDQAALAQVNDCSLLTHEKEIALLDQLVYFKSLLEKVQVSHELHLLTNYLYETATLFHSWYKACKINDPAQYNLTQQRLLLLQSLHHVFGQLLQILNITAPQQM from the coding sequence ATGCTTTTCATTAACACAGATCTTCAAGAATGTCTTAACGCTTTGAATCTAGAATTTGATGAGCACAAAGAGTTAGTCAAACTTGTTAAAAACAACAGCTTTAGTGGTTTTGCTTCCACCGTTGTGTTCCACTTAAAGGGTGTAAATCAAAAGGAAACCGCCCAACAGATTGCTGCTTGGTTGTTAAAACACAAAAAGGCGCATTACCGCCGTGTGTTTGTCGCTAATAACAACTTCATTAACTTTGAAATTAGCCCTCAAAAATACCTCGATTTTTTAAAAACCAAACCTACTTTTGCCCCTAAACCAACTAAGGTTCTAATTGAATGGGTGTCGGCTAACCCCACGGGTGAGTTGCACTTAGGTCATGTCCGCAATGCCTTCTTTGGTCATGTACTCAATAACCTGATGGTTTTTTTAGGCTTTCAAACAGTTCGGGAATACTGGGTCAATGACTATGGTCAACAAGCACGGGTGTTTGGTTTTAGTGTGTACCAAGCACTCCACTTACAACAAAACATTAAGGTCACTCCTCACCCTGATGGTTATGAGGGGGAGCTAGTGGACAGTATTGCCAAAACTATTACCGGTATTCCTTTAGATAACATCAGCTTTGAAGAGTTTTTACAACAACCCTTTCTGGACCAGTTACTAGCTGACTGTACTGCCAAAGTCTTGGAAGTAATTAAGCAAGACTTAGCTACAATCCACATTCACTTTGACAGCTGGAAGTTTGAAAGTCAAGTGGTTAAGGAAACAGATTACAAAAAACTGTTAACCCAGTTTAAGGACGAAGCGCACTATGAAAAGGATGGTGCCATTTGATTGAAGACTACGCTCTATGGTGATGATAAGGACCGGGTGTTAGTGCGTCAAGACAATCGGCCTTCTTACTTTGGTACCGATGTCGCTTACCACTTAGACAAGGCTGCGCGGGGCTTTGACCTCTTATACGACATTTGGGGCAGTGATCATGAAGGGCACATTAAACGGATGCACTGTGTTTATGAGGGACTAAAGATTCACCAAAAATGCCAGCTCAAAATTACTGCCTTACAGTTGGTAATGCTGTACAAGAATAAGGAAATAGTCAGATTGTCCAAACGTGCTGGCAACGTTATTACCATTAAGCAAATGTTGCAAATGCTCAGTGAGGATGCGGCGCGTTGGTTTATGTTGTCGCAAACCAACAACTCGATTATCAAGATTGATTTGGACACTGCTAACCTGCAAAACTCTTCCAATCCGGTTTATTACGTGCAATATGCGTATGCCAGAATGTGCAGTGTATTAAAGGTAGTGGATCAAGCAGCACTAGCTCAAGTAAATGACTGCAGCTTATTAACGCATGAAAAGGAAATTGCTTTACTAGACCAGTTAGTGTACTTTAAGAGCTTACTGGAAAAAGTTCAGGTTAGCCATGAACTGCACCTCTTAACTAATTACTTATACGAGACAGCTACCTTGTTTCATTCTTGGTATAAGGCTTGCAAAATTAACGATCCAGCGCAGTACAATTTAACCCAGCAACGCTTACTTTTACTGCAATCATTGCACCATGTTTTTGGTCAGCTATTGCAAATCTTAAACATTACTGCACCACAACAAATGTAA
- the mnmG gene encoding tRNA uridine-5-carboxymethylaminomethyl(34) synthesis enzyme MnmG yields the protein MSFTLTVIGGGHAGLEAAFIASKLGLKVNLLVLDPNHVGSCPCNPAIGGPAKGIVTREIDVLGGMQGKAADATALQYKLLNSSKGPAVQAIRAQIDKIAYQKWFRQQIDQTPNIELIAGEAVDILESNGKVKGVVLADGSELASDAVIVTTGTYLKAKTYCGSLSKEEGPDRAKRSEYLSTNLIKRGFKTLRLKTGTPPRILRESLDFSQMAVEANTTPHLAFSFTTKNYLPLEQQVICHLIHTNPQIHQLILANLKQSAVFNGSIKANGPLYCPSIEDKVFRFQDKERHQIFVEPESLSLETVYLAGFSTSFPPEVQEHIVRLLPGFKNARFQKYGYAIEYDAFSSIQLKSTLETKLIQNLYFAGQINGTSGYEEAAGQGLIAGINAALKLQRKPEFVLQRNEAYLGVMINDLVTKEISDPYRLLTSRAEHRLWLRNDNLQERLIEKSRALGLVEADVYANYLEQQQKKKQLIDYLQTTTVGQIAALKLNFKNTAQTLFDFTKRAEIKLVDLVQLLPKRFDLDVQSLNQIDIDIKYAGYIKKSEKYFKSLNNLSSVKIPLKLNYHKVPNLASEAIVKLSKIRPTDLSVASQVAGINFNDILAIKHFLDNHE from the coding sequence ATGTCTTTTACACTAACAGTTATTGGTGGCGGTCATGCCGGATTAGAGGCCGCATTTATTGCTAGTAAACTAGGGCTAAAAGTTAACCTCTTAGTACTAGATCCCAACCATGTGGGGTCGTGTCCCTGTAACCCGGCCATAGGAGGTCCTGCTAAAGGTATAGTAACCCGGGAAATCGATGTTTTAGGAGGGATGCAGGGTAAGGCCGCTGATGCCACTGCTTTACAATACAAGCTGCTCAACAGCTCGAAAGGTCCAGCAGTGCAAGCAATCCGCGCTCAAATAGACAAAATTGCTTATCAGAAGTGGTTTCGCCAGCAAATTGACCAAACGCCTAACATTGAGTTAATTGCTGGGGAAGCCGTTGATATCCTTGAAAGTAACGGTAAAGTTAAAGGTGTCGTGTTAGCTGATGGTAGTGAACTGGCATCAGATGCTGTTATTGTGACTACGGGAACTTATCTAAAGGCCAAAACTTACTGTGGTAGCTTAAGCAAAGAAGAAGGTCCTGACCGCGCTAAGCGCAGTGAATACCTTTCCACTAACTTAATTAAGCGGGGTTTTAAAACGTTACGACTAAAAACTGGGACACCACCACGGATCCTACGCGAATCACTCGACTTTAGCCAAATGGCTGTGGAAGCTAACACTACCCCTCATTTAGCCTTTAGCTTTACTACTAAGAATTATTTACCACTAGAACAGCAAGTGATCTGTCACTTAATCCATACCAATCCCCAGATCCATCAGTTAATTCTGGCCAACTTAAAACAGTCCGCTGTCTTTAACGGTAGTATTAAAGCAAACGGACCACTTTACTGTCCGAGTATTGAAGACAAGGTATTTCGCTTTCAAGACAAAGAACGGCACCAAATCTTTGTCGAACCTGAATCACTTAGTTTAGAAACGGTTTACCTAGCAGGGTTTTCCACTTCCTTTCCCCCAGAGGTGCAAGAGCACATTGTCCGTTTACTCCCTGGGTTTAAAAATGCCCGGTTTCAAAAGTATGGCTATGCCATTGAATATGATGCCTTTAGTTCGATACAACTCAAATCAACACTAGAAACTAAGTTAATTCAAAATCTGTATTTTGCCGGACAGATTAATGGTACCAGTGGGTATGAGGAAGCAGCTGGCCAGGGCTTAATCGCTGGGATTAACGCCGCTTTAAAGCTACAGCGTAAACCCGAATTTGTGTTACAGCGCAATGAGGCATACCTTGGTGTCATGATTAACGACCTGGTTACTAAGGAAATTAGTGATCCCTACCGCTTGTTAACTTCGCGCGCTGAACACCGTTTGTGGTTGCGCAATGATAACTTACAAGAACGTCTAATTGAAAAGAGCCGAGCCTTAGGTTTAGTGGAAGCAGATGTGTATGCCAATTACTTGGAACAACAACAAAAGAAAAAACAATTAATTGATTATTTGCAAACCACTACCGTTGGGCAAATTGCTGCCTTGAAATTAAACTTTAAAAACACGGCCCAAACGCTGTTTGACTTTACCAAGCGTGCTGAAATTAAGCTGGTTGATTTAGTACAACTACTCCCCAAGCGTTTTGACTTGGATGTACAAAGTTTAAACCAGATTGACATTGACATTAAGTACGCTGGTTACATTAAGAAGAGTGAAAAGTACTTCAAGAGTTTAAACAACCTCAGTAGTGTCAAAATTCCCTTAAAGTTAAATTACCACAAAGTACCTAACTTAGCGAGTGAAGCAATTGTTAAACTCTCCAAAATTAGACCAACTGATCTCAGTGTAGCTAGTCAAGTAGCGGGCATTAACTTTAACGATATTTTAGCGATTAAACATTTTTTAGATAACCATGAATAA
- the rsmG gene encoding 16S rRNA (guanine(527)-N(7))-methyltransferase RsmG, which translates to MNNSKLKQYVQLVQTANQNFNLTGLKTEGEIYEHLVQEIIELFNEYDSYFDHKKVADLGSGNGCPGVILKLLFPQIKTLDLIDSKHKKVNFLKEVIQTLELNNTQALCARIENHTEQYDTLCSRGLGSIIEVNAFALKLLKPNGIIFHIKQSLDQYLEFEDSEQKDQFKPLFFKFFHGKRQQILIAMKKNV; encoded by the coding sequence ATGAATAACAGTAAATTGAAACAGTATGTTCAACTAGTACAAACAGCCAACCAAAACTTTAACCTCACCGGTCTTAAAACTGAAGGCGAAATTTACGAACACTTAGTCCAAGAAATTATCGAGCTCTTTAATGAGTATGACAGTTACTTTGACCATAAAAAGGTTGCAGATTTGGGTAGTGGAAATGGTTGTCCTGGTGTCATCTTAAAGCTGTTGTTTCCCCAAATCAAAACTTTGGATTTAATTGATAGCAAACACAAAAAGGTTAACTTTTTAAAAGAGGTGATTCAAACACTGGAACTAAACAATACCCAAGCACTTTGTGCCAGAATTGAAAACCACACTGAACAATACGACACTTTATGCTCCCGCGGACTTGGCAGCATTATTGAGGTTAATGCCTTTGCTTTAAAACTGTTAAAGCCCAACGGCATTATCTTCCACATTAAACAAAGCTTAGATCAATACCTCGAGTTTGAGGATTCGGAGCAAAAAGACCAGTTTAAACCACTGTTCTTTAAGTTTTTCCATGGCAAGCGCCAGCAAATCCTGATTGCCATGAAGAAAAATGTTTAA
- a CDS encoding MPN559 family protein, translating to MASASKSWLPWRKMFKLGWASFVDPELAKTAFLEFAKQFYVTSSAGAILFDLKKSQGLDQLQAIEKTRKVIITEQFANQTGKWILFDKENTKRINSLAQEHITPLIKRILRLADFKNVLINVQHHKKLQKCLLWEINGLICLVESLQFMENPTAIMEWFQGLKKHCPNVAVVTISGQHKPVIEPSLTEYKAVFGSSLLSFHLDATTINNSHLVRQILEQIKIKATLKSNSKVAKS from the coding sequence ATGGCAAGCGCCAGCAAATCCTGATTGCCATGAAGAAAAATGTTTAAGTTAGGTTGAGCTAGCTTTGTCGATCCAGAGTTAGCTAAAACAGCTTTCTTGGAATTTGCCAAACAGTTTTATGTAACTAGTAGTGCTGGTGCAATTCTGTTTGACCTTAAAAAGAGTCAGGGCTTAGACCAACTGCAAGCAATTGAAAAAACAAGGAAGGTTATTATTACAGAACAGTTTGCCAACCAAACTGGTAAATGAATCTTGTTTGACAAGGAAAACACTAAACGGATTAACAGCTTAGCGCAAGAGCACATTACTCCCTTAATAAAACGGATTTTACGCTTAGCGGACTTTAAAAATGTCTTGATTAATGTGCAGCACCACAAGAAGCTGCAAAAATGTCTGTTATGGGAAATTAACGGTTTAATCTGCTTAGTTGAAAGTTTACAGTTCATGGAAAATCCCACTGCAATCATGGAATGATTCCAGGGATTAAAAAAACACTGTCCTAATGTAGCAGTTGTAACCATTAGTGGTCAACACAAACCAGTCATAGAACCGAGCTTAACCGAATATAAGGCAGTATTTGGTAGTAGTTTACTCTCCTTTCACTTAGATGCAACTACGATAAATAACTCCCATTTAGTGCGTCAAATTTTGGAACAGATCAAAATAAAAGCTACCTTAAAGTCAAACTCTAAGGTAGCTAAAAGTTAA
- a CDS encoding arginine deiminase family protein, with amino-acid sequence MSKKQLVKTDGHNQLDQPNTKALQLKKKQFNSGVRVTSEISFLREVIAHHPGIETERVIDNQTFGSAMYLERAQKEHQLFIKILRQHGTKVHYLQDLLLEALSAADPNVRQDFIKNFLLESGIKSVSTFEACLNFFRSLDSLVDVIKVMFGGIKVSDVPPITPQRFADIHVSNSPFLIKPLSFSLYPHKFFNTLGTGVALFVTNDSELKRHSLVYEYIMRFHPRFDGVKLYTNRDFKNCLINSSDIIQISNEILLIGISHDTDVLGIESLARNLLSDHTNPIKQIIAINIHKFGAKTNLNKLIAMVDVDKFIIARKVLQATEIFELTATAQRDVDGLAQIKFKPLKFNFGEIIEAIIDKQPRFVIIGGGDEVAERKELLDCGMGVLNLSPGEIVVFDRNHYTNNLLNELGLIIHKIPASELSRGPSGPLEMVCSLWRE; translated from the coding sequence ATGTCAAAAAAACAGCTTGTCAAAACCGATGGGCATAACCAATTAGATCAACCAAACACTAAAGCACTACAGTTAAAAAAGAAGCAGTTTAACAGTGGTGTACGCGTTACTAGTGAAATTAGTTTTTTAAGGGAAGTAATTGCCCATCATCCCGGTATCGAAACCGAACGAGTGATTGATAACCAGACCTTTGGCAGTGCAATGTACTTAGAACGCGCTCAAAAGGAACACCAGTTATTTATTAAGATTTTGCGCCAACATGGTACAAAGGTGCACTATTTACAAGATTTACTGTTAGAAGCTTTAAGTGCGGCTGACCCTAATGTGCGCCAGGACTTCATTAAGAACTTTTTATTGGAATCAGGCATTAAAAGTGTGAGTACCTTCGAAGCTTGCTTAAACTTCTTTCGCAGTTTAGATTCGCTTGTAGATGTGATTAAGGTCATGTTTGGTGGCATTAAGGTATCAGATGTACCACCGATTACCCCGCAACGGTTTGCCGACATTCATGTAAGTAATTCACCGTTTTTAATTAAACCGCTATCGTTTTCCCTTTATCCACATAAGTTCTTCAATACCCTAGGAACGGGTGTCGCTTTATTTGTCACTAATGATTCTGAGTTAAAGCGCCATTCGTTAGTGTATGAATACATCATGCGCTTTCACCCCCGTTTTGATGGAGTTAAGCTTTATACTAACCGTGACTTTAAGAACTGTTTGATTAACAGTAGTGACATTATTCAAATTAGCAATGAAATCTTGCTAATTGGTATTAGTCATGACACCGATGTGTTGGGAATTGAAAGCTTGGCACGTAATTTATTAAGCGATCACACTAATCCAATTAAGCAGATTATTGCAATTAATATCCACAAGTTTGGTGCTAAGACCAATCTCAATAAACTTATAGCGATGGTGGATGTCGACAAGTTCATTATTGCGCGCAAAGTGTTACAAGCTACCGAAATCTTTGAACTCACAGCCACCGCCCAGAGGGATGTGGATGGCTTAGCACAAATTAAATTCAAACCGCTAAAGTTTAATTTTGGTGAGATAATTGAAGCGATTATTGATAAACAACCCCGCTTTGTTATTATTGGTGGTGGTGATGAAGTGGCTGAGCGTAAAGAACTCTTGGACTGTGGTATGGGCGTATTAAACTTAAGCCCTGGAGAAATTGTGGTCTTTGATCGCAACCACTACACCAATAATCTTCTCAATGAACTGGGATTAATCATCCATAAGATCCCCGCTTCCGAACTTTCACGGGGTCCTAGTGGCCCCTTGGAAATGGTTTGCTCTCTCTGGAGAGAATAA
- the udk gene encoding uridine kinase, which produces MDSKKGILVAIGGGSCSGKTTIADMIYQLLRKKLKVAILPQDNYYKPYKNKSMAQRKAINFDHPDAFDWKLLWSHLDNLLMGKTVAVPMYDYVNYTRKKETIEIGPLNVVILEGLMPWFDERIAKLCKLKIFVEATGEERLIRRIERDWERGRDVASIIKQWREAVSPMYEIFVEKMKQKADLIIPWSERHEVSTNVLDFAIEHLFRKHVDPN; this is translated from the coding sequence ATGGATAGTAAAAAAGGAATTTTAGTGGCAATTGGTGGCGGGAGTTGTTCTGGTAAAACTACGATCGCTGACATGATTTACCAACTTTTGCGTAAAAAGCTTAAAGTTGCTATTCTGCCCCAGGACAACTATTACAAACCATACAAGAACAAATCAATGGCGCAACGCAAAGCGATTAACTTCGATCACCCCGATGCCTTTGATTGAAAGCTGTTGTGAAGTCACCTCGATAACTTACTAATGGGTAAAACAGTGGCTGTGCCAATGTATGACTATGTTAATTACACCCGTAAAAAGGAAACCATAGAAATAGGTCCTTTAAATGTAGTCATCTTGGAAGGTTTAATGCCGTGGTTTGATGAACGGATTGCTAAATTGTGTAAGCTCAAGATCTTTGTGGAAGCGACTGGAGAGGAACGCTTAATTCGCCGGATTGAACGGGACTGGGAACGCGGTCGTGATGTCGCTTCTATCATTAAACAATGACGCGAAGCAGTTAGTCCAATGTACGAAATCTTTGTCGAAAAGATGAAACAGAAGGCAGATTTAATTATTCCCTGGAGTGAAAGACACGAAGTGAGTACTAATGTGCTCGACTTTGCAATTGAACACCTCTTTCGCAAACACGTGGATCCCAACTAG
- the nadE gene encoding NAD(+) synthase has translation MTKNLLNYLNELEAWLTNYVNEAHAQGVVVGLSGGVDSAVVAAMAKKLFPQNHLTLVMHINNSELDHKATTALVEQLQLNNKQVDLEPPYRAMLQALTIDPQKELMVAGNLKARLRMACLYTHAQKHNYLVLGTGNFIEYSLGYFTKWGDGACDVAPLAFLLKSDVYALSQHFNVPELVIERAPTASLFAGQTDEAEMGLTYKELDQYFQGHLQLSATKQQRVDHLRQSSQHKRSLPKTFKPLYSFQI, from the coding sequence ATGACTAAAAATTTATTGAACTATTTAAACGAATTGGAAGCTTGACTCACCAATTACGTTAATGAAGCTCACGCTCAGGGCGTGGTTGTTGGATTGTCAGGTGGAGTTGATTCGGCAGTTGTAGCCGCCATGGCTAAAAAACTGTTTCCGCAAAACCACTTAACCTTGGTAATGCACATTAATAACTCCGAGTTAGATCACAAGGCCACAACTGCCTTAGTGGAACAATTACAACTCAACAATAAACAGGTGGATTTAGAACCACCTTACCGCGCTATGTTGCAAGCATTGACCATTGATCCCCAAAAGGAGTTAATGGTAGCCGGCAACCTCAAAGCACGTTTACGAATGGCTTGTCTATACACCCATGCCCAAAAGCACAACTACTTAGTTTTGGGTACTGGCAACTTCATTGAGTACAGCTTGGGCTACTTTACTAAATGGGGTGATGGGGCGTGTGATGTGGCACCCTTAGCGTTCTTGTTAAAGAGCGATGTTTATGCTTTATCCCAGCACTTCAATGTTCCTGAATTGGTCATTGAACGAGCCCCTACTGCTAGTCTGTTTGCCGGGCAGACTGACGAAGCGGAAATGGGTTTGACGTATAAGGAATTGGACCAGTACTTTCAGGGCCACTTACAGTTAAGTGCCACGAAACAACAACGGGTTGACCACTTGCGCCAAAGCTCCCAGCACAAGCGTAGTTTACCTAAAACCTTTAAACCACTTTATTCCTTCCAAATCTAG
- the obgE gene encoding GTPase ObgE has translation MGLTDYCECRFSAGNGGNGIIAWRREAHYDKGGPGGGNGGNGGNVVLQADHNCDSLFFLKNKKHLFAESGGNGKPDLAHGKNGEDLVIKVPVGTTVRDLDTNQILMDFVHDQQSFILCYGGKGGKGNAAFKSPIMRAPNLYENGDKGQSLHVSLEIKYLANVGIVGFPNTGKSTLISKLSNAKPKIANYRFTTLVPVLGVVKHNDQSLVFADIPGLIENASEGSGLGHYFLRHIERCEILIHLISLDPVDHDDPCQAYEQIMRELSKYSQLLVKKKMLVVANKTDVDLDGTRFQKLAQYLENKGIPLFKISALKQELGDLVAQVFALHQKTLAQFGANKFHLPMEMEKHYVFEQASETDHDPLNIERDALGRWHVECKRLHYWFDKIPQTTLDNIRRLGNKIKEVGIEDQLKVAGAKKGDVIVFAGQEFVIND, from the coding sequence ATGGGATTAACAGATTATTGTGAGTGCCGCTTTAGTGCGGGTAACGGGGGCAATGGCATTATTGCTTGACGCAGGGAAGCCCATTATGACAAGGGTGGTCCTGGTGGCGGTAATGGCGGCAATGGTGGTAACGTTGTGTTGCAAGCCGACCACAACTGCGATTCCCTCTTTTTTTTAAAGAATAAAAAACACCTGTTTGCTGAAAGTGGCGGCAATGGCAAACCCGATTTAGCCCATGGTAAAAACGGGGAAGATTTGGTTATTAAGGTACCAGTGGGAACTACGGTGCGTGACCTTGATACTAACCAGATCTTAATGGACTTTGTTCATGACCAACAGAGCTTTATTCTCTGTTACGGTGGCAAGGGCGGTAAGGGCAACGCAGCTTTTAAAAGTCCAATTATGCGCGCTCCCAATCTGTATGAAAACGGCGACAAGGGTCAAAGTTTGCATGTGAGCTTGGAAATAAAGTATTTAGCTAATGTGGGGATTGTGGGTTTTCCCAACACCGGTAAGTCCACTTTAATTTCCAAACTGTCCAACGCTAAACCCAAGATTGCTAACTACCGTTTTACAACCTTAGTGCCCGTATTGGGGGTAGTTAAACACAACGACCAAAGTTTGGTGTTTGCTGATATTCCCGGGTTAATTGAAAACGCCAGTGAGGGTAGTGGTCTGGGTCACTATTTCCTGCGCCACATTGAGCGTTGTGAAATCCTAATTCACTTAATTTCACTCGATCCCGTGGATCATGACGATCCTTGTCAAGCGTATGAACAAATTATGCGTGAACTGTCGAAGTACTCCCAGCTGTTAGTTAAAAAGAAGATGCTGGTCGTGGCCAATAAAACAGACGTTGACCTTGATGGTACCCGTTTTCAAAAGTTAGCACAATACCTCGAAAATAAAGGAATTCCCTTGTTCAAAATTAGTGCACTCAAACAAGAACTGGGTGATCTAGTGGCCCAAGTGTTTGCGCTCCACCAAAAAACGCTAGCGCAATTCGGTGCCAATAAGTTTCATTTACCCATGGAAATGGAGAAGCACTATGTCTTTGAACAGGCCAGTGAAACCGACCATGATCCACTCAACATTGAACGTGATGCCTTGGGGCGGTGGCATGTTGAATGCAAGCGTTTACATTATTGGTTTGACAAGATTCCCCAAACTACACTTGACAACATTCGCCGTTTAGGTAATAAGATTAAAGAAGTGGGCATAGAAGACCAATTAAAGGTGGCAGGTGCCAAAAAAGGCGATGTCATTGTGTTTGCTGGCCAGGAATTTGTAATTAATGACTAA
- a CDS encoding zinc-binding dehydrogenase has product MAIAGAALKGAGRIIVVDSRPDIVEIAKAYGATDYIDFKKVSVVDKILKWTNNEGMEKVLISGGGSTILETAIKVLRPGGKIGNVNYFGAGEFLTIPRVEWGVGMAHKAIHGGLMLGGRLRLEKLARLIMTKKLDPSKMITHRFKGFEHIEEALFLMKDKPKDLIKSVVIF; this is encoded by the coding sequence ATGGCGATCGCTGGTGCAGCCTTAAAGGGTGCTGGACGCATTATTGTGGTGGATTCTAGACCAGATATTGTGGAAATTGCCAAAGCATACGGTGCGACTGATTACATTGATTTCAAAAAGGTTTCAGTTGTGGATAAAATCTTGAAGTGAACCAACAATGAAGGAATGGAAAAGGTGTTAATTTCTGGTGGTGGTTCGACTATCTTAGAAACAGCGATTAAGGTTTTAAGACCAGGAGGCAAAATTGGTAACGTTAATTACTTTGGCGCTGGTGAGTTTTTAACTATTCCTAGAGTTGAATGGGGCGTTGGTATGGCTCACAAGGCCATTCATGGTGGTCTTATGCTTGGTGGTCGGTTAAGGTTAGAAAAATTAGCACGTTTAATTATGACCAAAAAACTCGATCCTTCCAAAATGATTACCCATCGCTTTAAGGGTTTTGAACACATTGAAGAAGCCCTGTTTTTAATGAAAGATAAACCGAAGGACTTAATTAAATCCGTGGTTATTTTTTAA